The following coding sequences lie in one Saimiri boliviensis isolate mSaiBol1 chromosome 6, mSaiBol1.pri, whole genome shotgun sequence genomic window:
- the LOC141584817 gene encoding uncharacterized protein LOC141584817 isoform X5, with protein sequence MQTMPWWLGPSTSSLLNSWVWDLSTQCGSVLDQDTAHSTFSLMLSRTGSGLTALTVELNHMTLIFYPSLQAAGGELSRPPAACRRDKEGRLQDWAGQ encoded by the exons atgCAG ACCATGCCCTGGTGGCTAGGGCCCAGCACATCATCACTTCTTAACAGCTGGGTGTGGGACCTCAGCACCCAGTGTGGCAGTGTCCTGGACCAAGACACTGCTCACAGCACATTCTCCCTGATGCTGAGTCGGACAGGCTCGGGGCTCACGGCCCTGACTGTGGAGCTGAACCACATGACCCTCATCTTCTACCCTAGCCTGCAG GCTGCCGGGGGAGAGCTGTCCAGACCTCCAGCTGCCTGCCGCCGTGACAAGGAGGGACGTCTCCAGGATTGGGCTGGCCAGTGA